From Paraflavitalea devenefica, the proteins below share one genomic window:
- a CDS encoding RNA polymerase sigma factor encodes MTSLWEKIRQEDTSAMVSLYEQTYADLLSYGVQLSNSNEVAKDAINDVFVDIWDNRSKLKPVEHVRAYLFACIRRKIFQSIASHRKISNLPEDMQLFNDQGDLSYEDILVAMQRSDEIRYKVQKALEKLTGRQRELIQMKYFKGMDYQQIESETGISMKTVYNTIYNAMKILADELRDILFVLIFLFLS; translated from the coding sequence ATGACTAGCTTATGGGAAAAGATACGCCAGGAGGATACTTCTGCCATGGTCTCCCTATATGAGCAAACGTATGCGGACCTGTTAAGTTACGGCGTACAACTGAGCAACAGCAACGAAGTTGCCAAGGATGCTATTAATGATGTATTTGTTGATATATGGGACAACCGCTCCAAACTAAAACCGGTTGAACATGTAAGGGCTTATTTGTTTGCCTGTATCCGTCGAAAAATTTTTCAATCAATAGCTTCTCACCGGAAAATAAGCAACCTACCCGAGGATATGCAACTTTTCAATGACCAGGGCGACTTGTCTTATGAGGATATATTAGTAGCCATGCAGCGATCGGATGAGATACGCTATAAGGTACAAAAGGCCCTGGAAAAGCTGACCGGCAGGCAAAGAGAACTGATCCAAATGAAATACTTCAAAGGCATGGATTACCAGCAGATTGAAAGCGAGACGGGTATCAGCATGAAAACAGTGTATAATACCATCTATAACGCCATGAAAATACTGGCCGATGAATTGAGGGACATACTTTTTGTATTAATCTTTCTCTTCCTTTCCTAA